The following nucleotide sequence is from Acidovorax radicis.
TGCCCGAAGGCAGGCCCGTAGTCGGCCAGAAGGCTGGAGACGCCGCCCATTGGTTACGGGATGGCAGGCGGCGTGGGGACAGCGGTGCTGCCGGTGCGCTGGCCGATCGAAATCGTCCACAGCTTGGCCCAGGTGCCGTCGGCTTCGATTTTCTTCAGGAAGGCATTGACGAAGGCCACGCCGTCCGAGCCCTTGGGCAGCCCCACGCCGTAGGGGTCTTGCGCACCAAAGGGCGCGCCTGCCAGCTGCGCGTCGCCGGTGCCAAGGCTCAGGGTGTTGAGCAGCAGCGTGTGGTCGGTGACGTAGGCGTCCACGCGACCCTGGCGCAGTCCGTCCAGCGCCTCCTGGTGCGTCTGGAACTCTTGCACGGTGGCCTTGGGCACGTATTGCGCCAGGATCGCGGGCCCGGTGGAGCCCGCCTGGGTGGCTACCTTCTTGCCGGCCAGATCGTTGTACGACTGGATGGTTTTGTTGCCTGCCTTGACCAGCACACCGGCCTGCGAGGTGTAGTAGGGGCCGGCGAACGAGATCTTCTCGGCGCGGGCGGGGGTGATGGAGTAGGTGGCAAACACCATGTCCACCTGGTCGTTGATGAGCACGGGCTCGCGCGTGGACGAGGTCACCTGGGTGAACTTGAATTTGCCCGCGTCGCCCAGGATGTAGCGCGTGATGAGCTGCGCCAAACCTGCGTCGAAGCCGCGGATCTTGCCGTCTTTCTCGTTGAGCAGCGAGAAAAGATTTGAGGTTTGTGTGCCGCCAAAGCGCAGCGTGCCGGCCTGCTTGATCTTGCTGGCCCAGGTGCTCGACGCAATGGTCGCAGCGTCAGCAACGGGGCCCTGTGCAACCAGCGCATCAAAC
It contains:
- a CDS encoding glutamate ABC transporter substrate-binding protein, with the protein product MSIQHILKSTVVALAVVTGGSVFAQGTPINAAAFDALVAQGPVADAATIASSTWASKIKQAGTLRFGGTQTSNLFSLLNEKDGKIRGFDAGLAQLITRYILGDAGKFKFTQVTSSTREPVLINDQVDMVFATYSITPARAEKISFAGPYYTSQAGVLVKAGNKTIQSYNDLAGKKVATQAGSTGPAILAQYVPKATVQEFQTHQEALDGLRQGRVDAYVTDHTLLLNTLSLGTGDAQLAGAPFGAQDPYGVGLPKGSDGVAFVNAFLKKIEADGTWAKLWTISIGQRTGSTAVPTPPAIP